Proteins encoded in a region of the Suncus etruscus isolate mSunEtr1 chromosome 1, mSunEtr1.pri.cur, whole genome shotgun sequence genome:
- the SCN4A gene encoding sodium channel protein type 4 subunit alpha, with protein sequence MASPSLPNLVPLGPESLRPFTPESLAAIERRAVEEEARLLRNKQMEIEEPERKPRSDLEAGKNLPMIYGDPPPEVIGIPLEDLDPYYSDKKTFIVLNKSKAIFRFSATPALYLLSPFSIIRRGAIKVLIHALFSMFIMITILTNCVFMTMSNPPSWSKDVEYTFTGIYTFESLIKMLARGFCIDDFTFLRDPWNWLDFSVITMAYLTEFVDLGNISALRTFRVLRALKTITVIPGLKTIVGALIQSVKKLSDVMILTVFCLSVFALVGLQLFMGNLRQKCVRWPPPFNDTNSTWLNDTWFDIAGLNNDTWFINDTWNSNGTWFSNDTWDSHESWTSNSTFDWDSYINDEGNYYFLEGSNDALLCGNSSDAGRCPEGYECIKAGRNPNYGYTSYDTFSWAFLALFRLMTQDYWENLFQLTLRAAGKTYMVFFVVIIFLGSFYLINLILAVVAMAYAEQNEATLAEAQEKEEEFQQMLEKYKKHQEEMEKAKAAQALEGGEEDGDPTHSKDCNGSVDAAPGEQGAPRQSCSADSGISDAMEELEEAHQKCPPWWYKCAHKVLIWNCCTPWVKFKHIIHLIVMDPFVDLGITICIVLNTLFMAMEHYPMTEHFDNVLYVGNLVFTGIFTAEMVLKLIAMDPYEYFQQGWNIFDSFIVTLSLVELGLSNVQGLSVLRSFRLLRVFKLAKSWPTLNMLIKIIGNSVGALGNLTLVLAIIVFIFAVVGMQLFGKSYKECVCKIASDCQLPRWHMHDFFHSFLIVFRILCGEWIETMWDCMEVAGQPMCLTVFLMVMVIGNLVVLNLFLALLLSSFSADSLAASDEDGEMNNLQIAIGRIKWGIAFAKAFLLGLLHGQVLNPKDIMQSLGKPGEAEDAGEGAAEEEEKKEPLPEDGEQDVKKDNHILNHVDSAPPSIELDHLNFINDPYLTIHVPIASEESDLEMPTEEETDTFSEAEEIKKPPQPPCDGASSVCSTADYKPPEEDPVEQAQESPEEEPEECFTEACVQRWPCLALDTSQGRGKQWWTLRRACFRIVEHNWFETFIVFMILLSSGALAFEDIYIERRRMIRTILEYADKVFTYIFIIEMLLKWVAYGFKVYFTNAWCWLDFLIVDVSIISLVANWLGYSELGPIKSLRTLRALRPLRALSRFEGMRVVVNALLGAIPSIMNVLLVCLIFWLIFSIMGVNLFAGKFYYCINTTTSERFDISEVNNKSQCESLMYTGQVRWLNVKVNYDNVGLGYLSLLQVATFKGWMDIMYAAVDSREQEEQPKYEESLYMYLYFVIFIIFGSFFTLNLFIGVIIDNFNQQKKKFGGKDIFMTEEQKKYYNAMKKLGSKKPQKPIPRPQNKIQGMVYDFVTKQVFDISIMILICLNMVTMMVETDDQSQLKIDILYYINLVFIIIFTGECVLKMFALRHYYFTIGWNIFDFVVVILSIAGLGLSNLIQQYFVSPTLFRVIRLARIGRVLRLIRGAKGIRTLLFALMMSLPALFNIGLLLFLVMFIYSIFGMSNFAYVKKESGIDDMFNFETFGNSIICLFEITTSAGWDGLLNPILNSGPPDCDPTLENPGTGVRGDCGNPSIGICFFCSYIIISFLIVVNMYIAIILENFNVATEESTEPLCEDDFEMFYETWEKFDPDATQFIAYSCLSDFVDTLQEPLRIAKPNKIKLITLDLPMVPGDKIHCLDILFALTKEVLGDSGEMDALKQTMEEKFMAANPSKVSYEPITTTLKRKQEEVCAIRIQRAYRRHLLRRSVKQASYLSRHSLDGSGAPEQEGLIAESMNKMYGPENASSTAQSPVEDGGTAEDTGPAPSPAETTVPPAAPPAQTVRPGVMESLV encoded by the exons ATGGCCAGCCCGTCTCTGCCCAACCTGGTGCCTCTGGGCCCCGAGAGCCTGCGCCCCTTCACCCCCGAGTCGCTGGCGGCCATAGAACGGCGGGCGGTGGAGGAGGAGGCCCGGCTGCTACGGAACAAGCAGATGGAGATCGAAGAGCCCGAGAGAAAGCCACGCAGTGACCTCGAGGCCGGCAAGAACCTGCCAATGATCTACGGGGACCCCCCACCCGAGGTCATCGGGATACCCCTGGAGGACCTGGACCCTTACTACAGTGACAAGAAG ACCTTCATAGTGCTGAACAAGAGCAAGGCCATCTTCCGCTTCTCCGCCACGCCTGCACTCTACCTGCTGAGCCCATTCAGCATCATCAGGCGAGGCGCCATCAAGGTGCTCATCCACGC GCTGTTCAGCATGTTCATCATGATCACCATCTTGACGAACTGCGTGTTCATGACCATGAGTAACCCGCCTTCCTGGTCCAAGGATGTGGA GTACACCTTCACGGGCATCTACACCTTTGAGTCCCTCATCAAGATGCTGGCCCGAGGCTTCTGCATCGACGACTTCACCTTCCTCAGGGACCCATGGAACTGGCTGGACTTCAGCGTCATCACAATGGC ATACCTGACAGAGTTTGTGGATTTGGGGAACATATCAGCCCTGAGAACCTTCCGGGTGCTTCGGGCCCTGAAAACCATCACAGTCATCCCAG ggctgaagaCGATCGTGGGGGCCTTGATCCAGTCGGTGAAGAAGCTGTCAGACGTGATGATTCTCACTGTCTTCTGCTTGAGCGTCTTCGCACTGGTGGGGCTGCAGCTCTTCATGGGGAACCTGCGGCAGAAATGTGTGCGTTGGCCCCCGCCCTTCAACGACACCAACTCTACCTGGCTCAATGACACCTGGTTCGACATTGCTGGGCTGAACAATGACACCTGGTTCATCAACGACACCTGGAACAGCAATGGCACCTGGTTTAGCAATGACACCTGGGACAGCCATGAGAGCTGGACCAGCAACTCCACCTTCGACTGGGACTCGTACATCAACGATGAAG GGAACTACTACTTTCTGGAGGGCTCCAATGATGCCTTACTCTGTGGGAACAGCAGTGACGCTGG GCGCTGCCCTGAGGGTTACGAATGCATAAAGGCCGGGCGGAACCCCAACTATGGCTACACAAGCTATGACACCTTCAGCTGGGCCTTCCTGGCCCTCTTCCGCCTCATGACGCAGGACTATTGGGAGAACCTCTTCCAACTG ACCCTTCGAGCAGCCGGCAAGACCTACATGGTCTTCTTTGTGGTCATCATTTTCCTGGGCTCCTTCTACCTCATCAACCTGATCTTGGCGGTAGTGGCCATGGCATACGCAGAGCAGAATGAGGCCACGCTGGCTGAGGcccaggagaaggaggaagagttTCAGCAGATGCTGGAGAAGTACAAGAAGCATCAGGAGGAGATGGAGAAG GCAAAGGCTGCCCAGGCTCTGGAAGGTGGAGAGGAGGATGGGGACCCCACCCACAGCAAAGACTGCAATGGCAGTGTGGACGCAGCCCCTGGTGAGCAGGGAGCCCCCAGGCAGAGCTGCAGCGCGGACAGCGGCATCTCAGATGCTATGGAAG AACTGGAAGAGGCCCACCAGAAATGCCCGCCGTGGTGGTACAAGTGCGCACATAAAGTGCTCATTTGGAACTGTTGCACTCCCTGGGTGAAATTTAAGCACATCATCCACCTCATTGTCATGGACCCTTTCGTGGACCTGGGCATCACCATTTGCATCGTGCTCAACACCCTCTTCATGGCCATGGAGCACTACCCCATGACTGAGCATTTTGACAACGTGCTCTACGTGGGCAACCTG GTCTTCACAGGCATCTTCACAGCCGAGATGGTGCTGAAGCTCATAGCCATGGACCCCTATGAGTACTTCCAGCAGGGCTGGAATATCTTTGACAGCTTCATCGTCACCCTCAGCCTGGTGGAGCTAGGCCTGTCCAATGTGCAAGGCTTGTCCGTGCTTCGCTCTTTCCGCCTG CTTCGGGTCTTCAAGCTAGCCAAGTCCTGGCCGACCCTGAACATGCTCATCAAGATCATCGGCAACTCGGTGGGGGCGCTGGGAAACCTCACCCTGGTGCTGGCCATCATCGTGTTCATCTTCGCCGTGGTGGGCATGCAGCTGTTCGGCAAGAGCTACAAGGAGTGCGTGTGCAAGATTGCCTCCGACTGCCAACTGCCCCGATGGCACATGCATGACTTCTTCCACTCCTTCCTTATTGTCTTCCGCATCCTATGCGGCGAATGGATCGAGACCATGTGGGACTGCATGGAGGTGGCCGGCCAGCCTATGTGCCTCACCGTCTTCCTCATGGTCATGGTTATTGGCAACCTGGTG GTCCTGAACCTATTCCTGGCCCTGCTGCTCAGTTCCTTCAGCGCTGACAGCCTGGCGGCCTCGGACGAGGACGGGGAGATGAACAACCTACAGATTGCCATCGGCCGCATCAAATGGGGCATCGCTTTTGCCAAGGCCTTCTTGCTGGGGTTGCTGCACGGTCAGGTCCTGAACCCCAAAGACATCATGCAGAGCCTCGGGAAGCCCGGAGAAGCTGAGGATGCTGGTGAGGGTGCAgccgaggaggaggagaagaaggagccACTGCCGGAGGATGGTGAGCAGGATGTGAAAAAGGACAACCACATCCTGAACCACGTGGACAGCGCGCCCCCCAGCATCGAGCTGGACCACCTCAACTTCATCAACGACCCCTACCTGACCATCCACGTGCCCATCGCCTCTGAGGAGTCCGACCTGGAGATGCCCACCGAGGAGGAGACGGACACGTTCTCAGAGGCCGAGGAAATCAAG AAACCACCACAGCCCCCCTGCGATGGGGCCTCCTCCGTCTGCAGCACGGCTGACTACAAGCCCCCTGAGGAGGACCCTGTGGAGCAGGCCCAGGAGAGCCCCGAGGAAGAGCCTGAGGAGTGTTTCACTGAGG CCTGTGTGCAGCGCTGGCCGTGCCTGGCCTTGGACACCTCCCAGGGCCGCGGGAAGCAGTGGTGGACGCTCCGCAGGGCCTGCTTCAGGATCGTCGAGCACAACTGGTTCGAGACCTTCATTGTCTTCATGATCCTGCTCAGCAGCGGGGCCTTG GCCTTCGAGGACATCTACATCGAGCGGCGGCGCATGATCCGCACCATCCTGGAGTACGCAGACAAGGTCTTTACCTACATCTTCATCATTGAGATGCTTCTCAAATGGGTGGCCTATGGCTTCAAGGTTTACTTCACCAACGCTTGGTGCTGGCTCGACTTCCTCATCGTCGAC GTCTCCATCATCAGCTTGGTGGCCAACTGGCTGGGCTACTCAGAACTGGGACCCATCAAATCCCTGCGGACACTGAGGGCACTGCGGCCCCTCAGGGCACTGTCCCGATTCGAGGGCATGAGG GTGGTGGTGAATGCCCTCCTGGGCGCCATCCCCTCCATCATGAATGTGCTGCTCGTCTGCCTCATCTTCTGGCTCATCTTCAGTATCATGGGCGTCAACCTGTTCGCCGGCAAGTTCTACTACTGCATCAACACCACCACGTCCGAGAGGTTCGACATCTCCGAGGTCAACAACAAGTCCCAGTGTGAGAGCCTCATGTACACGGGTCAGGTCCGCTGGCTCAATGTCAAGGTTAATTATGACAACGTGGGCCTGGGCTACCTCTCGCTCCTGCAGGTG GCCACGTTCAAGGGCTGGATGGACATCATGTATGCGGCCGTGGATTCCCGGGAG CAAGAGGAGCAACCAAAGTATGAGGAGAGCCTTTACATGTACCTTTACTTCGTCATCTTCATCATCTTTGGCTCCTTCTTCACCCTCAACCTCTTCATCGGTGTTATCATTGACAACTTCAACCAGCAAAAGAAGAAG TTTGGAGGGAAAGACATCTTCATGACTGAGGAGCAGAAGAAATACTACAACGCCATGAAGAAGCTTGGTTCCAAGAAGCCACAGAAGCCTATACCCCGGCCCCAG AACAAGATCCAGGGCATGGTGTACGACTTCGTCACCAAGCAGGTGTTTGACATCAGCATCATGATTCTCATTTGCCTCAACATGGTTACCATGATGGTGGAGACGGATGATCAGAGCCAGCTCAAGATAGACATCCTATACTACATCAACCTggtcttcatcatcatcttcacgGGTGAGTGCGTGCTCAAGATGTTTGCGCTGCGCCACTACTACTTTACCATCGGCTGGAACATCTTTGACTTCGTGGTGGTCATCTTGTCCATTGCAG GTCTCGGGCTCTCCAACCTAATCCAGCAATACTTCGTGTCACCCACCCTGTTTCGTGTGATCCGTTTGGCACGTATTGGCCGAGTCCTAAGGCTGATCCGCGGGGCCAAGGGCATCCGCACACTGCTCTTCGCCCTCATGATGTCCCTGCCTGCGCTCTTCAACATcggcctcctcctcttccttgtcATGTTCATCTACTCCATCTTTGGCATGTCCAACTTCGCCTACGTCAAGAAGGAGTCGGGCATTGACGACATGTTCAACTTTGAGACCTTCGGCAACAGCATCATCTGCCTCTTCGAGATCACCACGTCAGCTGGCTGGGATGGGCTCCTGAACCCCATCCTCAACAGCGGGCCACCCGACTGTGACCCCACGCTGGAGAACCCGGGCACCGGCGTGCGGGGGGACTGTGGCAACCCATCCATTGGCATCTGCTTCTTCTGCAGTTACATCATTATCTCCTTCCTCATCGTGGTCAACATGTATATCGCCATCATCCTGGAGAACTTCAACGTGGCCACGGAGGAGAGCACGGAGCCCCTGTGCGAGGACGACTTTGAGATGTTCTATGAGACGTGGGAGAAATTCGACCCTGATGCCACGCAGTTCATCGCCTACAGCTGCCTCTCAGACTTCGTGGACACGCTGCAGGAGCCACTGCGCATCGCCAAGCCCAACAAGATCAAGCTCATCACGTTGGACCTGCCCATGGTGCCAGGGGACAAGATCCACTGCCTGGACATCCTTTTTGCCCTGACCAAGGAGGTCCTGGGTGACTCAGGCGAGATGGATGCCCTCAAGCAGACCATGGAGGAGAAGTTTATGGCCGCCAACCCCTCCAAGGTCTCCTACGAGCCCATCACCACCACCCTCAAGAGGAAGCAGGAGGAGGTGTGTGCCATCCGCATCCAGAGGGCCTACCGTCGCCATCTGCTCCGGCGCTCCGTCAAGCAGGCCTCCTATCTGTCACGCCACAGTCTGGATGGCAGTGGGGCCCCTGAGCAAGAGGGTCTCATCGCTGAGTCCATGAACAAGATGTACGGCCCGGAGAATGCCAGTAGCACTGCGCAGAGCCCGGTGGAGGATGGAGGCACCGCTGAGGACACTGGGCCTGCCCCCAGCCCTGCAGAAACCACCGTCCCTCCTGCTGCACCCCCAGCACAGACAGTGCGGCCCGGTGTCATGGAGTCTCTGGTGTAG